A stretch of the Neisseria sp. DTU_2020_1000833_1_SI_GRL_NUU_006 genome encodes the following:
- a CDS encoding phage GP46 family protein — MDKQLDPNSGDYTGRMTDNLQNAVYIRLLTPLGSWWADKSVGSLLHLLQREKDLERVSLLAEQYASEALQPIVDSGRADNITVKAGQPRNGSLILSIRVETATGAFDYSHKVPLI, encoded by the coding sequence ATGGACAAACAACTAGACCCAAACAGCGGCGACTACACAGGCCGCATGACCGATAACCTGCAAAACGCAGTTTATATCCGCCTACTGACGCCGTTGGGCAGCTGGTGGGCGGATAAATCGGTCGGCTCATTGTTGCATCTGTTGCAACGTGAGAAAGACTTGGAACGGGTCAGTCTGTTGGCAGAGCAGTACGCATCAGAGGCGTTACAGCCCATTGTGGATAGCGGCAGAGCAGACAACATTACCGTCAAAGCAGGGCAGCCGCGAAACGGCAGCCTGATACTGAGCATCCGTGTAGAGACTGCAACAGGCGCGTTCGATTACAGCCATAAAGTCCCTCTGATTTAA
- a CDS encoding DNA circularization N-terminal domain-containing protein, protein MWHTILQPASYKGVGFEIENMDERNGKALAEHARPFVNGIDLEDMGTTGREVQLSAVFWGKGYAGRLKSLLDKLEERGGGVLVHPVWGRMQNMIGASWSYRHEADYSDFARLDVTFREATEAQLIFVFENSFLMGVERLIAQIDTYRAAGEGFIDALTAQVAAGQALRGSAAGLWSVASGVFEAVRSLFDLDSIRFPSRGGYSQKAFKAGFPRLIADVSSMTTEGLRQAAYLDRQDKGGAGARQCYDAAAARADTVATLVADLGKGRLKDSVKRQVETVGLMVRLMSDAALTAVVADLVDADGETMTAPELMHINRDMRLRFQTTLTALRQADGAGMEDAGYTVIEAVRETAGRLNAMIAAAINQKPPLLVRPAPINGTMHQIAHEFYGDLNRADELIRLNPHIVHPAFVKRDTLVNLYAK, encoded by the coding sequence ATGTGGCACACCATCCTACAACCCGCGTCCTACAAGGGCGTGGGCTTTGAAATTGAGAATATGGACGAGCGCAACGGCAAGGCTCTCGCCGAACACGCACGGCCTTTTGTAAACGGTATCGACCTCGAAGACATGGGGACGACTGGCCGTGAAGTGCAATTGAGCGCGGTCTTTTGGGGTAAAGGTTATGCAGGCCGTCTGAAATCCTTATTGGATAAGCTGGAAGAGCGTGGCGGTGGAGTTTTGGTACATCCCGTATGGGGACGAATGCAAAACATGATTGGGGCGAGTTGGAGCTACCGTCATGAGGCGGATTACTCGGATTTTGCCCGTTTGGATGTGACATTTCGTGAAGCGACTGAGGCACAGCTGATTTTCGTCTTTGAAAACAGTTTCCTGATGGGCGTTGAGCGGTTGATTGCGCAGATTGATACCTACCGTGCTGCAGGAGAGGGGTTTATCGACGCACTTACTGCCCAGGTGGCGGCGGGGCAGGCTCTGCGCGGCAGTGCTGCGGGTTTATGGAGTGTTGCATCGGGAGTGTTTGAAGCGGTTCGTTCGTTGTTTGATTTGGATTCAATTCGTTTTCCGTCGCGTGGCGGATATAGCCAAAAGGCTTTTAAAGCAGGGTTCCCGCGCCTAATTGCAGATGTATCCTCAATGACTACGGAGGGGTTGCGGCAGGCTGCTTATTTGGACAGACAGGACAAAGGCGGTGCCGGTGCGCGGCAATGTTATGACGCGGCGGCGGCTCGGGCTGATACGGTGGCAACCTTAGTGGCTGATTTGGGCAAAGGTCGTCTGAAAGATAGCGTAAAGCGGCAAGTTGAGACGGTAGGTTTGATGGTTAGACTGATGTCAGATGCGGCTTTGACTGCTGTTGTGGCGGATTTGGTCGATGCTGACGGCGAGACGATGACTGCGCCCGAATTAATGCACATCAACCGTGATATGCGTTTGCGTTTTCAGACGACCTTGACGGCTCTGCGACAGGCAGACGGAGCAGGTATGGAGGATGCCGGTTACACGGTTATCGAGGCGGTGCGAGAAACTGCCGGTCGTCTGAATGCCATGATTGCCGCGGCAATCAATCAAAAACCTCCGCTCTTGGTGCGTCCTGCGCCCATAAATGGAACGATGCACCAAATCGCCCATGAATTTTACGGCGACTTAAATAGGGCTGACGAGCTGATACGGCTTAACCCGCATATCGTTCATCCTGCCTTTGTGAAACGTGATACTTTGGTTAATTTGTATGCAAAATAG
- a CDS encoding baseplate J/gp47 family protein translates to MFKTPTFEQIRDTILRDTKSIWPSADVSEDSDHFVHASRLASCAMGQYAHQHWIARQIFPDTADSDYLERHAAMRGIYRRNPTTATGEAKLTGIAGSQIAAGLQIRAGSRLYQVRFAGEISANGVGRVRIMALESGAAANTNETSAEMMAAPIGVSSDCTVSAEGGTDGESDASLLARLLEILRRPPAGGNKYDYRNWALSVDGVTAAYVHPLRRGLGTVDVVITSENGLPSDETIKKVQDYIDDVRPVTAKNVAVLKPDITALTVEMQVKVDGVALESVKERIKVALTEYFDSLIPGDSVIVSKIEAAISNTDGVIDRKLVSPATNLAADTSNKVEWYKLGNLVITKMV, encoded by the coding sequence GTGTTTAAAACCCCGACATTCGAACAGATACGCGACACGATTCTGCGCGATACCAAGAGTATTTGGCCGTCGGCAGATGTCAGCGAGGACAGTGACCACTTTGTCCACGCCAGCCGTCTTGCAAGCTGCGCGATGGGGCAATACGCACATCAACACTGGATAGCCCGTCAAATATTTCCAGATACTGCAGACAGCGATTATTTGGAACGACACGCCGCCATGCGCGGTATTTATCGTCGAAATCCGACAACTGCGACGGGCGAAGCAAAACTGACGGGTATTGCAGGCAGCCAAATCGCTGCAGGTCTGCAAATCAGAGCAGGAAGCAGGCTCTATCAAGTCAGATTCGCGGGCGAAATTAGTGCGAACGGTGTGGGCAGGGTCAGAATCATGGCCTTGGAATCTGGTGCAGCGGCGAATACGAACGAAACCTCTGCCGAAATGATGGCCGCGCCGATTGGCGTGTCGTCCGACTGTACCGTGTCAGCCGAGGGAGGGACAGACGGCGAAAGTGACGCATCTCTGTTGGCAAGATTGCTTGAAATCCTGCGCAGACCGCCTGCCGGTGGCAATAAATACGATTACCGCAACTGGGCATTGAGTGTTGATGGAGTGACCGCCGCTTATGTTCATCCATTGCGCCGAGGTTTGGGTACGGTAGACGTGGTCATTACATCTGAAAACGGTCTGCCGTCCGATGAAACCATTAAGAAGGTACAGGACTATATCGACGATGTACGCCCAGTCACGGCTAAGAATGTGGCCGTACTTAAGCCTGATATCACAGCATTGACGGTGGAAATGCAGGTCAAGGTTGATGGCGTAGCATTGGAATCAGTTAAAGAGCGAATCAAAGTCGCTCTGACAGAGTATTTCGACAGTTTGATACCGGGCGACAGCGTGATTGTGTCGAAGATTGAGGCAGCAATCAGCAATACTGATGGCGTGATTGACCGAAAACTGGTCTCTCCGGCTACGAATTTGGCAGCAGATACATCAAACAAGGTCGAATGGTACAAGCTCGGTAATTTAGTTATCACAAAGATGGTGTGA
- a CDS encoding phage baseplate assembly protein V, with protein sequence MSLVKMARKTAQVVQQIGDTMRAAFRGKITLVVSSEPIQRVQLNGLADEVLQELEHLQEFGFASNPPEGSEAVVIPLGGDTTHGVVVATQHGSFRIKNLNPGETAIFSQDGAKIVIKRGKIIEADCDVFRVNCQHYEVNASSAADFKTPKLETSAILTAQGQFNGNGGMAVEGGSGARFKGNIDLKGDFESTGKVTNNGKNIGSDHKHRGDSNGTTSEPL encoded by the coding sequence ATGAGTTTGGTAAAAATGGCAAGAAAGACGGCGCAGGTGGTGCAGCAAATCGGCGATACTATGCGCGCGGCGTTTCGCGGGAAAATCACACTGGTGGTGTCGTCCGAGCCTATCCAGCGTGTACAGCTTAACGGCTTGGCTGACGAAGTGCTGCAGGAGTTGGAGCATTTGCAGGAGTTTGGTTTTGCCAGTAACCCGCCTGAAGGTTCGGAAGCAGTGGTCATTCCGTTGGGCGGCGATACGACCCACGGTGTGGTTGTGGCCACACAGCACGGCAGTTTCCGGATTAAGAATCTGAATCCTGGCGAAACGGCGATTTTCAGTCAGGACGGTGCGAAAATCGTGATTAAGCGCGGGAAAATCATTGAAGCTGACTGTGATGTGTTTAGGGTCAACTGTCAACACTACGAGGTCAACGCATCATCGGCGGCTGATTTTAAAACACCCAAGCTGGAGACAAGCGCGATCTTGACGGCACAGGGGCAGTTCAACGGCAACGGTGGGATGGCGGTCGAGGGCGGCAGCGGAGCACGGTTTAAAGGAAATATCGACCTTAAGGGAGACTTTGAGAGTACAGGTAAGGTTACCAATAACGGCAAAAACATCGGCTCAGACCACAAACACCGTGGCGACAGCAACGGCACGACATCCGAACCGCTTTAA
- a CDS encoding phage tail protein translates to MYPIETSDKLFRDGNGTSELGTVLPAWWLNQVQAELIGILEAAKLSPEKNNQNQVRRAIEKLIGDEVGKIQEANNQADGGNVKTTGNQNVNGMKTFLAEFNAAKGLSVSDTKALLDGGNVLNLGANADGGYLFNRKSGKELRLANNGSLLYDGSDIITARKVSHNPDDQTVATVPSSFALNKAFDNSIKRGGAIGLGGAAHQIAIGWDTPGLIAKIDNHIFNVGVPTGAIAYFPYAAAPFGWLKANGAAVSRTVYANLFAVIGTAYGSGDGRTTFNLPDLRGEFIRSWDDGRTVDNGRVLGSWQADEFRSHSHGIGISRMTDTDRGSNLSTVSVDTVGQTDPAGGIETRPRNIALLACIKA, encoded by the coding sequence ATGTATCCAATTGAGACATCGGACAAGCTGTTTCGTGACGGCAACGGCACCAGCGAACTGGGAACAGTTCTTCCTGCATGGTGGTTAAACCAAGTTCAGGCGGAATTAATAGGCATTTTGGAAGCGGCGAAATTGTCGCCTGAGAAAAACAATCAGAACCAAGTCCGTCGAGCCATTGAAAAACTGATCGGTGACGAAGTCGGCAAAATCCAAGAGGCAAACAATCAGGCTGACGGCGGTAATGTCAAAACGACAGGTAATCAAAACGTCAATGGTATGAAAACGTTCCTTGCTGAATTCAACGCTGCCAAGGGATTGTCTGTATCTGATACCAAAGCCTTATTGGACGGCGGAAATGTACTTAACTTAGGCGCAAATGCCGATGGTGGTTACCTGTTCAATAGGAAATCAGGTAAGGAATTACGGCTTGCCAACAACGGCAGCCTGTTATACGACGGGTCAGACATTATTACCGCCCGCAAAGTAAGCCACAACCCCGATGACCAAACGGTTGCAACCGTACCGTCATCGTTTGCGCTCAATAAGGCGTTTGACAACTCAATCAAGCGCGGAGGCGCAATCGGGCTGGGCGGAGCGGCGCACCAGATTGCTATCGGCTGGGACACGCCCGGACTGATCGCCAAAATCGATAACCACATCTTTAACGTCGGCGTCCCGACAGGCGCAATCGCCTATTTTCCCTATGCCGCCGCCCCCTTCGGCTGGCTAAAAGCAAACGGCGCGGCAGTGTCGCGCACCGTCTATGCCAACCTATTCGCCGTCATCGGCACCGCTTATGGCTCAGGCGACGGACGAACTACCTTTAATCTCCCGGATTTGCGCGGCGAATTTATCAGGAGTTGGGACGACGGGCGAACTGTCGACAACGGACGTGTCCTAGGATCATGGCAGGCAGATGAATTCCGAAGCCACAGTCACGGCATCGGTATCAGCCGCATGACCGACACCGACAGGGGGAGCAATCTGTCAACCGTATCGGTTGACACTGTCGGCCAAACCGACCCGGCTGGCGGCATCGAAACGCGCCCTAGAAATATCGCCCTGCTGGCATGCATCAAGGCATAA
- a CDS encoding YmfQ family protein: protein MGYRETLLGLLPPVSYARTAPRIRAQAQIDGKALDEVQEHGLTVTNAINPATSGDMLLDWERVLGLIPDGKTRQERILAVLAKLNETGGLSIPYFVQLAAAAGYQIQITEPQPFRAGVNRVGDRLGHEDVIYVWRVNIKNGNNHIYQFRAGVSTAGERLSGYGDAFIERVIQDLKPAHTDVHFTYER, encoded by the coding sequence ATGGGATATAGAGAGACCTTATTAGGGCTATTGCCTCCCGTGTCATACGCCCGCACTGCGCCGCGTATCCGCGCGCAGGCGCAGATTGACGGTAAAGCCTTGGATGAAGTTCAGGAACACGGTTTGACGGTTACCAATGCAATCAACCCAGCGACATCGGGTGATATGTTACTGGATTGGGAGCGTGTCTTGGGGCTAATTCCAGACGGCAAAACACGGCAAGAGCGAATACTTGCCGTGCTCGCAAAGCTTAATGAGACAGGCGGGCTGTCGATACCTTATTTCGTCCAACTCGCAGCTGCTGCGGGCTATCAGATACAGATTACCGAACCACAGCCCTTCCGTGCAGGGGTAAACAGAGTTGGCGACCGGCTCGGTCACGAAGATGTGATTTATGTGTGGCGCGTGAATATTAAAAACGGCAACAACCACATTTATCAATTCCGTGCGGGGGTTTCAACGGCTGGCGAACGGTTGAGTGGCTACGGTGACGCGTTTATCGAACGTGTTATCCAAGATTTAAAACCTGCACATACAGATGTGCATTTCACTTATGAGAGGTAG
- a CDS encoding phage tail protein gives MQNSSYNYEIAVRVAGKEHRHWESYDIDGDFLIPADGFEFMVGLPYGESEIPDLSGEACSVVINGQTVLTGIIDTQMHDKEKGRRSLRLSGRDFAGLLVDCAAPQLNVKGMTVLAAAQKLVAPWSQIKKVVLKAEKNPTLDKIDIEPGETVWQALTHIANSVGLHPWMEPDGTLVVGGADYASPPVATLCWSRNDKRRNTERVSIERSIENRFSEVTFLGQSHAKKGDSAKHDLKWQYKDPTMTLHRPKTVVISDAENLEALKRQAKKQLADWRLEGFTLTITVGGHTTEDGTLWQPGQRVHVIDEEHGIDAVFYLMGRRFMLNRMDGTATELRLKEDGVWVPDAYATKSESARKRSGKKKGVTDKQKQAPKTGARNGKTGKQATETAVFQ, from the coding sequence ATGCAAAATAGTTCTTATAACTACGAAATAGCCGTCCGAGTTGCTGGGAAGGAACACCGGCATTGGGAAAGTTACGACATCGACGGTGACTTCCTTATTCCTGCCGACGGCTTTGAATTCATGGTCGGATTGCCTTACGGGGAATCTGAAATTCCCGATTTGTCAGGCGAGGCTTGCTCGGTTGTGATAAACGGGCAAACTGTCTTAACTGGCATTATCGACACGCAAATGCACGATAAAGAAAAAGGCCGCCGCAGTCTGCGCTTGTCTGGGCGTGACTTCGCGGGATTGTTGGTTGACTGCGCCGCCCCTCAGTTGAATGTTAAAGGCATGACGGTATTGGCCGCTGCTCAAAAGCTGGTCGCGCCATGGTCACAAATAAAAAAAGTAGTGCTGAAAGCTGAGAAAAACCCGACCTTAGACAAAATAGACATCGAGCCGGGCGAGACGGTTTGGCAGGCTTTGACCCATATTGCCAACTCTGTGGGATTGCATCCTTGGATGGAACCGGACGGTACTTTAGTTGTCGGCGGGGCAGATTATGCCAGCCCGCCTGTAGCTACACTTTGTTGGAGCAGGAATGATAAACGCCGAAATACCGAACGTGTCAGTATTGAGCGAAGTATTGAGAACAGGTTTTCCGAGGTTACTTTTTTAGGGCAATCCCATGCCAAGAAGGGCGATAGCGCGAAGCATGACCTGAAATGGCAGTACAAAGACCCGACCATGACGTTGCACAGACCAAAGACGGTAGTGATATCTGACGCTGAAAACCTTGAAGCTCTTAAACGGCAGGCTAAAAAGCAGCTTGCCGACTGGCGGCTTGAAGGGTTTACCTTGACGATAACGGTCGGCGGGCATACGACCGAGGACGGCACACTCTGGCAGCCGGGGCAGCGTGTCCACGTCATTGATGAAGAACACGGTATCGATGCTGTCTTTTATCTGATGGGGCGGCGGTTTATGCTCAACCGTATGGACGGGACGGCAACGGAATTGCGGCTCAAGGAGGATGGTGTATGGGTGCCTGACGCTTATGCTACGAAATCCGAATCGGCGCGCAAGCGTTCAGGCAAGAAAAAAGGCGTTACCGACAAACAGAAACAAGCCCCGAAAACAGGCGCAAGAAACGGTAAAACAGGAAAACAAGCAACAGAAACGGCGGTATTTCAATGA